ACAAAAAGGTAAAAGAACCTTTGGTATTAAAACAAGGCGAATTAGAATACAAACTCAAATTCAATTGCAAACCCTGCGAAATGGAGATTTGGGAAAAAGATGCTGAATTCGAAATTGAAGAAGATCATTTTCATTAAAATACAAAACCGATGCTTTATTAAAAAAAGGCATCGGTTTTTTTATTAAATTTGGGCGTGTTCGCCGCGGCGAGCGGGCTATACGCTATATCTTTTGTTCCGCTATCGCTTCACAAAAGGATGCCGCTTCTATCCCTCACGCAAAAAAAACTTGTAATGAATTACTCAAACAAAATACATTCTGATGGTTTTGAGATTATTGACAATGTTTATTCAGATTTTGAAATAGACGAAATAATTTCATTTATTGACCAAAAAACATCCCAGCAACCTTCTGATTCAACCTTTAGAAAATCTAAAGAATTATTTGCAATTCGACAATTTCATAAAGAAATTCCCCAAGTACTTCCCCACATCTTCAATAAAAACTTGATTAACATAATACACTCAACTTTTGGGGAAGATTATTTTATAACAAAATCTATATACTTTGATAAACCAGAAAAATCAAATTGGTTTGTAGCTTATCATCAAGATCTAACTATTTCTGTTGACAAAAAAATTGAAGTTGATAATTTCGTAAATTGGACTTTAAAACAAAATCAATATGCGGTTCAACCTCCTAAAGATATTCTAGAAAAAAATTTCACCATTAGAATTCATTTAGATAAAACAACCAAAGAAAATGGAGCACTAAAAGTTCTAAACAAATCACATAAAAATGGCATCGTAAGAGTTGAAAATATAGAATTTAAAAACGAAACAGAAAAGATCTGTGAAGTTGAAAAAGGCGGAATAATGATCATGAGACCTTTACTTTTTCACGCATCAAATAAAACAACTAATAACAAAAGACGCAGAGTAATTCATATTGAATTCAGTAATAAAGAATTACCAAACGAACTAGAATGGAGTGAGAAAACAAATTTGAATTTGAATTAAACTACTAACTTCTATCCAAATTACTAAAATCCTCAAATTACTAAATACCAAATTATTATTTCTGTATAGAATTAAATATACCAAATCTGCAAAAAATACTCGGGAATAAAATCCATTTTTTATCTTTACTCTCAAAACCAAATGTAAATGAAATCACAAAATAGCATTACTAGAAACTCTATAATCGCTGGTTTTTTTATTTGCTCCATTTTTCCAATATTAATCTTTACGAAAACATTATTTATTGAAATCTTAATAGCAGTAGGTGACTTTGGATTATTCGGAAATCAACTTTATTGGGGAATTCTATTCCCCCTATTTATTATTTTTATTTTTTGGAATTCAGCCAAAAAAATAAGTTTATCGGTAAGACAAGCATCTTACTTTCGAACTTGTTATCAATTTTCATTTCAAGTAAGTGCAAAACTTATAATAACTTTGTTCGCAACATATATAATAGGACTATTTATTAATGGCACATCTGTTGTGTTAGGGTCACAGATTTATTCTCAAATTATATTTTCAATACTAATGATTCTATTTTTATCATTCCTATTAATGATTTTGACGTTTATTAGTAGTTTAATAATTGTAAAACGGAGTCAAAATTCTCAAAAACAAACAATTTAAAAAAAATGAAAATACTACTCCTCGGCTCAGGCGAATTAGGTAAAGAATTTGTAATTGCTGCACAACGTATTGGGCAAACTGTAATTGCGGTAGACAGTTATGAAAATGCACCTGCTATGCAAGTAGCGCACGGTTTTGAAGTCATTAATATGCTTGACGGCGATGCATTAGACCGCATCGTTGCCAAACACCAACCCGATTTTATTGTTCCCGAAATAGAAGCTATTCGCACCGAACGTTTTTATGATTACGAAAAACAAGGTATTACCGTAGTACCATCCGCAAAAGCAGCCAACTTTACTATGAATCGTAAAGCCATTCGTGATTTGGCCGCCAAAGAGCTAGGGCTAAAGACTGCCAACTATCGTTACGCCACCACCGCCGAAGAATTAACAAAAGCGGTAGCCGAAGTTGGTATCCCTTGTGTGGTAAAACCATTGATGTCTTCATCTGGAAAAGGGCAATCCACCATCAAAACTTCCGATGATATTTTAAAAGCCTGGCAATACGCTGTTGATGGTTCTCGTGGTGATGTAGTTGAAGTAATTGTAGAAGCTTTTGTCAAATTCAATTCGGAGATTACATTATTAACCGTCACGCAAAATAATAATCCTACGCTTTTTTGTGCTCCAATTGGTCATAGACAAGAACGTGGCGATTACCAAGAAAGCTGGCAACCTGCCCTGATTTCAGACAAAGACTTGTACGAAGCCCAAGATATGGCCGAGAAAGTTACCGAAGCTTTGGGAGGCGCAGGACTTTTTGGAGTCGAATTTTTCTTGGCTGATGATGGTGTTTATTTCTCAGAATTATCGCCAAGACCACATGATACAGGAATGGTAACTTTGGCGGGAACGCAAAACTTTAACGAATTCGAATTGCATTTGCGCGCTATTTTAAGCTTGCCTATTTTTGAAATCACCTTAGAAAAAATAGGTGCTAGTGCCGTTATTTTGGCATCTGAAAACTCTGAAAGCCCTAGTTTTACAGGAATAGAAAAGATTGCTGCTTTACCCAAAACTGATTTTAGAATTTTTGGCAAACCCTCTTCAAGACCTTATAGACGTATGGGAGTAGCTTTAGTAAATGATAGTCTTGAAACACCAATTGATATTGTTGTAGAAAAAGCGAAAAAAGCGGCAGCTTTAGTAAAAGTTCATGCTTAACCCTATTACCCCAACGGACAAATGTAAAAAGAAGTTTTCATCCAAATAAAGACTATCTTTTTCGTTTGTCCAATCGAAAATGGCTAGGTGTCAATCCAGTCTGTTTCTTGAACAATCGGGTAAAATACGAGTAATCTTCATATCCTAAACGTAATGCGATTTCGTTTACCGTAAAATCTTTGTCAAACAACATGCGTTTGGCTTCCAGTATAACTCTGTCCGCGATCACTTCGGTGGTGGTTTTTTGGAGTCTTTCGTTGCAAATTCTATTTAAATGTTTCAGCGTTATGTGAAGCTGGGCTGCATAAAAAGAGGCCGCTTTCTCTGTTTTATAATGCTTTTCTAACGCCGTTTCAAAAGCTTTAATTTTTACATTGTAGGCATGTGCTTGATGCAAATTCGATTTCTGGTATTTACGCGCAATTTGAATATGAATACAGTCCAAAAGATTCAAAATATAATCCTTTTGCCAAGGCTGATTAGACTGTGATTCCTCGATAAGTCTTTCAAAATAGGGCACAATGGCAAGACTTTCGGCAGTTTGTAAAACAAGCTCGGGTTTATTATCCACAGCAGAATAAAAAGGATAGTCGGCAATATCTTTTTGTCCAAAGTAAAGATTGTAAAATTCCTGCGAGTAAAAAACAACATATCCTTCAACATCTTCGGATAAATGCCAATGGTGAATTTGTCCAGGTTGCATAAAAAACATACTTCCGGGCTGAATGTCAAAAACATCAAAATCAATCTCATGCGTTCCGGAGCCTTGTGTAAAAAACACTAAAACATAAGAGTTATGACGGTGTGGCTCCTCTACAAAACTGTGCGTAATTAAATGATTTTTAAAGGTATTGATATACAAACTACTGTTGACTGCATTGCAATTAAACCGCTGAATATTGTAAATGGGATACTTCGCCATGATTTCTAAATGTCTTTATTGTCCTAGAAGTAGCGAAGATAGAAAATACTACGCATAGCAATAAGAAATACCTTTGATAAAAATAAATATCATGTCACACGCTATCGCTCATATCCTAAATAATGATTGTCCTCAGTGTCAAAAAGGTAAGGTTTTTAATGAAAAAAGTATCTTTTTTACTTTTGGTTTCCCTAAAATGAACGAATACTGCTCGCATTGTCATTACAAATTTGAGAAAGAACCTGGCTATTTTTTTGGAGCTATGTACGTCAATTATGGCCTAACAGTGGCGCAAAGTATAGCCACTTATGGTATTGCTCAGTTTTTCTTTCAGGAAAGATTTGATTTGAGAATCATACCCATTATTGCCTTTGTGATAATCGCCTTAGCTTCGTTCAATATTCGTTTGTCGCGACTGTTATGGATTTACATGTTCAAAAACTATTCGATGTAAAAAACAGGTATCTTTGTTTTCTATAACTCTATTACCATGAAAAAAATACTTTGTTTAGCGCTTCTATTTATGGCTACACTTGCCAGCGCTCAGGATAAGAAAGAAAATCAAAAAGCTAAAATTGTTGAAGCTTCATGTGGTCAATGCCAATTTGGTATGACAGGACACGGATGCGATTTAGCCGTTCGAATAGACGGAAAGTCCTATTTTGTTGATGGCAGTTCCATCGATTCTCACGGAGATGCGCATGCCAAAGATGGCTTTTGTTCCGCTATTAGAAAGGCATCTGTACAAGGCGAAGTCGTCAACAATCGTTTCAAGGCAACCTCCTTTACCCTTTTGCCAAAAGAGAAAAAGAAATCCTAAAAAAATACCCCAAAGAGTCGTGAACTTTTTGGGGTGTTTTTTATCTTAAACTATTCTATCTATTTGCCTTTTGAATTTGGCTTCAAAGTCTTATTAGCGAATGTTGCCACATCAATCACTTCTTCTAAATCGACATCAAAAGAAATCATCACACTATCACCCACCATGGTCACAGGCAGTTGATTGGATATTTGCGATGAGCCTACAAAAATATTAGGATAATCTTTAACTTTGAAATAATAAAAGCTATTTCCATTTTTTACATCATTTTGAATGCGCGTCACAATAGATTGTACTGATTTTTGAGTCGCAGCACTGTTAGGATTGATTTTATTATCTGCCATATTGTAGACATTTTTAAACGAGGTCAGCGTTTCACGCATGGTATTTCCAACACCTACAATGGTATAATCCGAAATCGCAACCATTGCAAACATTTTAACTAATCCACCTTTATCTTTCAAAGTCATCACATACGTTGGAATGTTATTAATGTTATACGGAATAGGCAAAGATGCCTCATATCCTTTTTCTTGAACTTTACCCTGAGCCGAACTTTGGGCAGCAAATTCAGTTGCGCCTCCTTGTTTGTAAAAAGTAGTTTCTTTGGTTCTGGTATCCACCAATACAAAACCCACAGCAGATTCGTCCTTTCCTACTGATGTCAAACCCGTATACCAGTATGATTTGTTATCGTTTCCGTAAACTAATGTCAAACCTTCGGTAATTTGAAGTTTATTCGCGTTCGAAAAATTCCAATATCCATGCACGTATTCGCCCCAATCATTCAATTGATCTTCAATAAATTCTAAAGGCTGAATGCGATCAACCCATTTTGGTGTTTTATCAATTGAGTATTCTACAATAGCTCCAGTTTGTGCATTGACAACAGCTACACCAATGGCATCTTTACCTGAGAAACCTATTTTTTTAGCATATTTAGTTACAATCCAAAACGGATTTCCAGCATCGTCAATTTCAAAACTAAAATCAGTCAAACCTACTGTCGCATTTCCGTTAAAATAAATATGTCTGTGAATATTACTTTGAAAAAAAGCTCCTTGCTGGTACTTAATTTTGATAGCTTTACCCGCTATGTTTTGTACCAGTTTTACATCACGCTCATTGGTTGCTGAAACCATAACATATCCTGCTGTTCCTTCTTGATTGTTGAACCATTTAAAAAAACCAGAGTGTAACAAAGGCGCAACCCAATACAAACTGTTATTTACTTTTTGAATACAAAAATCACCTAATTCTACCTGGCTACCTAGAGCTGGTTGCGAACCTAATATTTTTTCTCCCAGCAGGTGTGCTAATTCTTCATCAACAACACGAATTTTGTCAATTGCAATTGGAGCGATGTGAGTGGTTATTTTGTCGCCGTTTTTTACCTTGCCAAGTAACTTTTGGTACGAGTCAGAGCGAAACATTTTGAGACTCGTTACAAAAGGTAAAACTGTACAATAACTTAAAACAACAAGAAAAGCATACACCAAAAAGCGACTGGGTTTCGAGACCACTTTTACCTGATTATTAGAACCTGAAACAGCAAATCCCGTCGAAAACAAAAGAGCTAAAACCAATAAAATAAGTACAATAAAAGCAAAGCCCGGAAAACCGTAATTGAAAACGGGTAGGTTATTGTAAACCAATAAAAACCCTAAAAGCAGTAAAAAAATAAAAGTAAATGTCTTTTTCATTTTGAAAAGTTATTTGTGTACCAAATTAGTCTTCATACATCAAAAAGCGTTACAGTACTATTCCGAAAAAAAGGAAACTATTGTCGCTTGTAAAAAAATAGTATTTTTGCAGCGAGATAGAGTAGTAAATTCTATCCTTATTTTTTTCAATTTTAAAAGAAACACATGAAAGCATACGTTTTTCCAGGGCAAGGCGCACAGTTTACAGGTATGGGTAAAGACTTGTACGAGAGTAATCCTCTTGCAAAAGAATTATTTGAAAAAGCTAACGAAATTTTAGGATTTCGCATCACCGATATCATGTTTGAAGGAACTGCCGAAGAATTAAAAGAAACCAAAGTAACTCAACCAGCAGTTTTTTTACACTCTGTAATATTGGCTAAAACTTTAGAAAATTTTACTCCAGAAATGGTAGCGGGACATTCTCTTGGCGAATTCTCTGCACTAGTTGCTAATGGTACTTTATCTTTTGAAGATGGATTAAAGCTAGTTTCTCAAAGAGCTTTGGCGATGCAAAAAGCTTGCGAAATTACTCCATCAACTATGGCCGCTGTTTTAAACTTAGACGATAAAATTGTTGAAGACATTTGCGCTTCTATAGATGGTATTGTTGTAGCTGCCAATTATAACTGTCCGGGTCAATTGGTAATTTCTGGCGAATACAAAGCTGTTGAATTAGCGTGCGAAAAAATGAAAGAAGCGGGTGCCAAAAGAGCTTTGATTTTACCTGTTGGTGGTGCTTTCCACTCTCCGATGATGGAACCAGCTCGTGAAGAACTTGCAGCAGCTATTGAAGCTACCACTTTTTCAACACCAATATGTCCGGTGTATCAAAATGTAACTGCAACTGCCGTTTCGGACCCGAACGAAATCAAAAAAAATTTAATCATTCAATTAACCGCTCCTGTAAAATGGACGCAATCTGTACAGCAAATGATTGCGGACGGAGCAACCTTATTTACCGAAGTTGGTCCTGGAAAAGTACTTGCTGGGTTAATTGGAAAAATCAATAAAGAAGCAGTTACAGCCAACGCATAAGCTCGTTTTCAAACTATTAAAAATTCCTCATAGACCTGTGTTTATGAGGATTTTTTTATATCTTTAAAATATACAAACCCATAAATAAATTGAATATGAAAAAAGTAATTTTAGGAATAGCATTTTTAACACTAGTAACAGTATCTTGTAAAGAAGAAACGAAAGCTAAATTAGACGAGGCAAAAGATGCCGTAGGCACTGAATTAGAAGCGAAAATAGATACTGCCACTGTAAAAATGGACAAGGCTGTAGATACTTTACAATCAAAAACTGGAAAAGCACTTGAAAAAGGTGCCGCAAAATTAGATGAAGCAGCTGCTAAAATGAAAGAAGCAGCAAAAAAATAAATTAGAAAAGGCAGTCTAGAATAGACTGCCTTTTTCAATTATTCTCTTACTTTCTGTTCCCATTTCCAGGCACTTGCCATGGCCTCTTCAAGTGTTGATTGTGCTTTCCAACCTAAAACCTCATTAGCTTTTTCTGTACTGGCGTAAGCTGAAGTGATGTCTCCTTCGCGTCGACCTACAATTTTGTAAGGCAACTGCTTCCCACTTACTTTCTCGAAAGTTTCAATTACTTCTAAAACCGAACTTCCGGTACCAGTACCTAAATTGAACGTCTCTACTTTGGTTTCATTTTTCTTATTCAATAAGCGCTGTAATGCAATAACATGGGCTTTCGCCAAATCGACTACGTGAATATAATCGCGAATGGCAGTACCATCAGGCGTAGGATAATCGTTCCCGTAAACCGATAATTCTGCACGCAAACCCATTCCTGTTTGCGTAATAAAAGGCACTAAGTTTTGCGGTACTCCCAATGGTAATTCTCCAATTTCAGCTGACGGATGTGACCCAATAGGATTGAAATAACGCAACAAAATAGCGTTGATATTGGTAACTTTGGCTGTATCAGTGATAATTTCTTCACCAATTTGTTTGGTATTTCCGTATGGAGACATCGCTGTTTGAATAGACGCGCTCTCAGTAATCGGCATTGTTTCGGCTTGACCGTAAACCGTACAAGAGGAACTAAAAATAAAATTGGCTTCAGGTTTTTGTTGTAATTCCTGCAACAGATAAATCAAAGCACTGATGTTGTTTTCATAATACAGCAAAGGATTTTCAACACTTTCGCCAACCGCTTTTGAAGCCGCAAAATGTATTACTCCTGCAATATCATCATGTCTTTTAAAAAAATCTTGAACTTTATCTTTTTCTCTTATATCAATTTTTTCAAATGCAGGCTTCACACCCGTAATGTTTTGAATTCCATCTAAAACATCCAAAGAAGTGTTAGATAAATTATCAACAACCACAACTTCGAATCCTTCGTTTTGTAATTCAACAACGGTATGTGATCCTATAAATCCTAAACCTCCTGTTACTAGTATTTTCATACTTTATTAATATATTATTAAATTTTATTTCATAAAAAAGACGCGATAAATCGCGTCTCTACAATTATCCTAAAAATTCTAAAACACTCGATGTAATGAAAGCAATTTGCTCATCATCCAATTCTGTGTGCATTGGTAAAGAAAGTACTTCTTTAACCAATTGATTGGTTACTGGAAAATCTTCTTCGTTATACCTAGCATCAGCGTATGCTTTTTGCGAATGCAACGGAATTGGGTAATAAATGGCACAAGGAATGCCTTTATCCAACAAATGTTGCATCAATCCATTTCTATCTGCATCGATAATTCGTAATGTATATTGATGAAAAACGTGACAGTCGCAAATATCACAAATGCTAGGTGCAATTATATTTTTGTGCCCTTCAAAAGCCGCAGAATATTTACGTGCTGCATCTTGTCTGGCTTTTCCGTATTGATCTAATAAAGGTAATTTTGCATTCAGAACTGCTGCTTGTATGCTGTCTAGTCTTGAGTTCACACCCACAACATCGTGGTGGTAACGCTCATACATACCGTGATTTACTATTCCGCGAAGTTTGTGAGCCAAAGCATCATCATTCGTGAAAATTGCTCCACCATCACCATAACATCCTAAATTTTTAGAAGGAAAAAATGATGTCGCTCCTACGTGACCAATAGTTCCTGCTTTCTTTTTAGTACCATCAGAGAATTTGCAATTAGCACCAATAGCTTGAGCATTATCTTCAATCACGTACAAATTATGTTCTTTGGCAATAGCCATAATCGCTTCCATATTGGCTGCACGTCCAAATAAATGAACCGGTACAATGGCTTTTGTTTTTGGAGTTATGGCTTTGCGAATCCCATCAATAGAGATGTTCATGTTGTACATATCTACATCTACCAAAACGGGAGTTAACTGCAACAAGGCAATTACCTCAACAGTGGCTGCAAAAGTAAAATCGGCAGTGATGACCTCATCACCAGGTTTCAAATCCAATCCCATCATTGCAATTTGCAAGGCATCAGTACCATTGGCACAAGGAATTACGTGCTTTACATCTAAATATTCCTCAAGTGATTTTTGAAATTCATGCACTTTAGGTCCGTTGATATACGTATTGGTGTCTAAAACTTCCTGAATAGAAGCATCTACAACATTTTTTATTTTTTCATATTGACTTTTCAAGTCAACCATTTGGATTTTTTTCATTTCGATTTTCAGTTTAATGTTCGAAAGAGAAGCCTGCTATTACATTCTTGTTCCTTTCTTAAAACGTAGAACAAAAATAGTTATTTATGTCTTGATACCAATGCAACGTTTCTTAAAAAGCGGGGAATACGATAAAATAAAATTAGCAGTCTTGAAATTTAAAAAAATGATGCGTTAGAAATTCATTTAAAGAAAACGTATTTTAGCCCAAAATTTTTAACCATGCTTTTTATCTATAATTTATTAGTTCTATTTGCGAGTTTTCTTTTAAAGATTGTGGCACTTTTTAGTCCAAAAATGAAACTTTTTGTAGAGGGCAGAAAAGGTGTTTTTACGCAACTTGAACAGCAAATAAAACCAACAGACAAAACCAT
This portion of the Flavobacterium sp. CECT 9288 genome encodes:
- a CDS encoding phytanoyl-CoA dioxygenase family protein produces the protein MNYSNKIHSDGFEIIDNVYSDFEIDEIISFIDQKTSQQPSDSTFRKSKELFAIRQFHKEIPQVLPHIFNKNLINIIHSTFGEDYFITKSIYFDKPEKSNWFVAYHQDLTISVDKKIEVDNFVNWTLKQNQYAVQPPKDILEKNFTIRIHLDKTTKENGALKVLNKSHKNGIVRVENIEFKNETEKICEVEKGGIMIMRPLLFHASNKTTNNKRRRVIHIEFSNKELPNELEWSEKTNLNLN
- the fabD gene encoding ACP S-malonyltransferase — protein: MKAYVFPGQGAQFTGMGKDLYESNPLAKELFEKANEILGFRITDIMFEGTAEELKETKVTQPAVFLHSVILAKTLENFTPEMVAGHSLGEFSALVANGTLSFEDGLKLVSQRALAMQKACEITPSTMAAVLNLDDKIVEDICASIDGIVVAANYNCPGQLVISGEYKAVELACEKMKEAGAKRALILPVGGAFHSPMMEPAREELAAAIEATTFSTPICPVYQNVTATAVSDPNEIKKNLIIQLTAPVKWTQSVQQMIADGATLFTEVGPGKVLAGLIGKINKEAVTANA
- a CDS encoding DUF983 domain-containing protein, giving the protein MSHAIAHILNNDCPQCQKGKVFNEKSIFFTFGFPKMNEYCSHCHYKFEKEPGYFFGAMYVNYGLTVAQSIATYGIAQFFFQERFDLRIIPIIAFVIIALASFNIRLSRLLWIYMFKNYSM
- the galE gene encoding UDP-glucose 4-epimerase GalE codes for the protein MKILVTGGLGFIGSHTVVELQNEGFEVVVVDNLSNTSLDVLDGIQNITGVKPAFEKIDIREKDKVQDFFKRHDDIAGVIHFAASKAVGESVENPLLYYENNISALIYLLQELQQKPEANFIFSSSCTVYGQAETMPITESASIQTAMSPYGNTKQIGEEIITDTAKVTNINAILLRYFNPIGSHPSAEIGELPLGVPQNLVPFITQTGMGLRAELSVYGNDYPTPDGTAIRDYIHVVDLAKAHVIALQRLLNKKNETKVETFNLGTGTGSSVLEVIETFEKVSGKQLPYKIVGRREGDITSAYASTEKANEVLGWKAQSTLEEAMASAWKWEQKVRE
- a CDS encoding AraC family transcriptional regulator produces the protein MAKYPIYNIQRFNCNAVNSSLYINTFKNHLITHSFVEEPHRHNSYVLVFFTQGSGTHEIDFDVFDIQPGSMFFMQPGQIHHWHLSEDVEGYVVFYSQEFYNLYFGQKDIADYPFYSAVDNKPELVLQTAESLAIVPYFERLIEESQSNQPWQKDYILNLLDCIHIQIARKYQKSNLHQAHAYNVKIKAFETALEKHYKTEKAASFYAAQLHITLKHLNRICNERLQKTTTEVIADRVILEAKRMLFDKDFTVNEIALRLGYEDYSYFTRLFKKQTGLTPSHFRLDKRKR
- a CDS encoding DUF6370 family protein, giving the protein MKKILCLALLFMATLASAQDKKENQKAKIVEASCGQCQFGMTGHGCDLAVRIDGKSYFVDGSSIDSHGDAHAKDGFCSAIRKASVQGEVVNNRFKATSFTLLPKEKKKS
- a CDS encoding DegT/DnrJ/EryC1/StrS aminotransferase family protein, whose protein sequence is MKKIQMVDLKSQYEKIKNVVDASIQEVLDTNTYINGPKVHEFQKSLEEYLDVKHVIPCANGTDALQIAMMGLDLKPGDEVITADFTFAATVEVIALLQLTPVLVDVDMYNMNISIDGIRKAITPKTKAIVPVHLFGRAANMEAIMAIAKEHNLYVIEDNAQAIGANCKFSDGTKKKAGTIGHVGATSFFPSKNLGCYGDGGAIFTNDDALAHKLRGIVNHGMYERYHHDVVGVNSRLDSIQAAVLNAKLPLLDQYGKARQDAARKYSAAFEGHKNIIAPSICDICDCHVFHQYTLRIIDADRNGLMQHLLDKGIPCAIYYPIPLHSQKAYADARYNEEDFPVTNQLVKEVLSLPMHTELDDEQIAFITSSVLEFLG